One Lucilia cuprina isolate Lc7/37 chromosome 4, ASM2204524v1, whole genome shotgun sequence DNA segment encodes these proteins:
- the LOC111688753 gene encoding transmembrane emp24 domain-containing protein bai — translation MKVIAALILLLCALINYVNCVMFHLTPNTQKCLKEDIQANQLVMGEYEVSDVPGQVIDYIARDTKGHILSQKEHITKGKFSFMSEVYDTYEICFISKVPPHQRGIAQEVSLVTKKGVETKSYEGIAEASKIKPLEVDLKRLEDLSDSIVRDFALMRKREEEMRDTNEKTNSRVLFFSIFSMCCLLGLATWQVLYLRRYFKAKKLIE, via the exons ATGAAAGTAATCGCCGCTTTAATTCTTTTATTGTGCGCATTAATAAATTATGTGAATTGTGTCATGTTTCATCTGACGCCAAATAcacaaaaatgtcttaaagaaGATATACAGGCCAACCAACTGGTAATGGGCGAATATGAAGTTTCTGATGTTCCCGGACAAGTGATTGATTATATT gCACGAGATACTAAAGGTCATATTTTGTCACAAAAAGAGCATATAACGAAAGGAAAATTCAGTTTTATGTCTGAAGTTTATGATACTtacgaaatttgttttatttctaagGTTCCACCAc acCAACGAGGTATTGCTCAGGAAGTATCATTGGTAACTAAGAAAGGTGTCGAAACAAAGAGCTACGAAGGT atagCTGAAGCCTCAAAAATAAAGCCCTTAGAAGTTGACTTGAAACGTTTAGAAGATTTGTCCGATTCTATTGTTAGAGATTTTGCTTTAATGCGTAAACGTGAGGAAGAAATGAGAGACACTAATG AGAAAACAAACAGCCGAGTTTTGTTCTTTAGTATTTTCAGTATGTGCTGCCTTTTGGGATTGGCAACATGGCAAGTCCTCTATTTGCGCAGatattttaaagctaaaaaactaattgaataa
- the LOC111688752 gene encoding uncharacterized protein LOC111688752 → MEDLKKLLEQNEDYLLSSSSEKETDDESSLSAWDLKKYSDDDSFSKNYVLEIKCSNSITSNKRNGEKRLPTRRPDPNVYNRNALLARENRRKKKAYLETIEKELQFARKANNALVKALKRQLKIAQRLEKEKKYYEGLFANRSDILNLVNALNFRCIPVSSDSPNSTFSSNADLIQNVMRSTTSLSSNLNDADALSIQFDSPSDDFDSDKDNLPSTSTTWDDIWGVNGVHIDNLISPESTLMQDKSCIQSINDDHCYVMSSSLGSFQSPKKHSENSDYVDVEGDSSEIGIFCSSNWDKSCRTPPLQLLSDQTF, encoded by the exons atggaGGACTTAAAAAAGTTATTGGAACAAAATGAAGACTATTTATTGAGCAGCTCGAGTGAAAAAGAGACAGACGATGAATCATCATTATCCGCATGGGATTTAAAAAAGTACAGTGATGACGattcattttccaaaaattacgtattggaaataaaatgttcaaattccATAACCTCAAACAAAAGAAATGGTGAAAAAAGATTGCCTACAAGAAGACCTGATCCAAACGTCTACAATCGCAATGCTTTGTTAGCAAGAGAAAATAGACGAAAGAAGAAGGCGTATTTGGAAACTATAGAGAAGGAGTTACAATTTGCTCGTAAAGCTAATAATGCTTTAGTAAAAGCTCTTAAACGACAGCTAAAAATAGCTCAACGGcttgaaaaagaaaagaaatattatgAAGGGTTGTTTGCTAATAGATCTGATATATTAAACCTAGtaaatgcattaaattttcGTTGCATTCCTGTATCGAGCGATTCTCCTAATTCCACCTTTAGTAGCAATGCAGATTTAATTCAGAACGTCATGAGAAGTACAACGAGCCTTAGCAGTAATTTAAATGATGCCGACGCGCTATCAATACAGTTTGATAGTCCATCTGATG ATTTCGATAGTGACAAAGACAATTTGCCCTCAACCTCTACAACATGGGATGACATATGGGGTGTAAATGGTGTTCATATTGATAATTTAATTTCACCCGAATCAACTCTTATGCAGGATAAAAGTTGTATACAAAGCATTAACGATGACCACTGTTATGTGATGAGTTCTTCGTTGGGCAGTTTCCAATCACCTAAAAAACATAGTGAAAATAGTGATTATGTCGATGTTGAAGGAGATTCTTCAGAAATTGGAATATTCTGTTCTAGTAATTGGGACAAATCGTGTCGAACACCGCCTCTTCAGCTTTTAAGTGACCAGacgttttaa